GAACCAGCCCGATATTTTCTTGGGTGGCCTTTTCTCTATCCATGGTGACGCGGACGGGGTGAAAAATCTTTTTCCATAACGACAGTTGTGCCTTTTCCGACCTTGCTGCGCACTTTTAAACGATCGGTAAAACTTTGCATAACTGCAAACCCCAGCCCCGCACGTTCCTCTCCGCCGGTCGTAAACATTGGTTCCATTGCCTGTTTCACATCTTCGATTCCACAGCCGTGATCTTTGATTTTAACCTGGATCGTGTGTTCCCCATAAATCATGCAATCTATGTAGACCATTCCGATCGTATTCCGATACCCGTGTACAATGCAGTTCGTTACAGCTTCTGAAACTGCTGTCCGCAGATCACACAGCTCGTCCACAGTCGGGTCAAGCTGCGAAGCAAAAGCTGCAACTGCAGTACGGGCAAATGCCTCATTGCTGCTAGCGCTTAAAAAGCGCAGGTGCATTTCATTCGTCGGTTTCATTTTCTACACTCACTCCTTCTTCAATATCACATAGTTCTGACAATCCTGCCAGAGAAACAATTCGTTTTAGCTTTTCGGGCACATTTCGAATGGTAACGCGTCCTTTCCATAAATTCATCAGACGGCACCTTCCCAAAATCAGTCCTACCCCCGAACTATCCATAAAGCTAACCCCGGAAAAATCCAAGATCAAACGTCTCGGGCGAATATGTTCCGCCGCTTCATCGATTTCTTCCCGAAGCTTTCTGGCACAATGATGGTCAATTTCCCCATCCAAAAGTGCAGTAAGCTCGTCCTTTTTTAATTTTAGATCGACGCTCAAAAGAAGGCCTCCTTCATAAAAAATTCCTTATTCAAAAGAATAAAGAATTTCCGATGCAAAATTACGGGAACTAGGTCGAACCTCTACTATTAAGAAAACAAAAAAAGAAGAGTACCATTTTTATAATGATACTCTCATAAAAACTTTTCTAATATTACAGCATTGCGCAATCTAAAGAATTACGCCCGAGCAAGTCCAAATTAAAAGGCGTTGTTTGATACACAAAATAGTTAAGCCAATTTGTATAGAGAAGCTGCCCAGTAGCGCGCCATTTATCGATTGGCTTTTTAGAAGGATCGTTATCCGGATAATAATGTTTCGGCATAGAAATCGGCAGACCACGGCTGACATCTCGAAAATATTCCTCTCCGAGAGTACCGACATCATATTCCGAATGTCCCATTACAAAAAATTGCCGGCCCTCTTGATCCCCGACAATGTGGACCCCGGCTTCTTCCGAGACAGACATCAGCTTTAGTTCTGGAACTTTCCGAATATCTTCTGCCGTCACTTCGCTGTGTCGGGAATGTGGGACCCAATACTCATCATCAAATCCGCGGAACAGTCTTGACTTTTTTGTCAGTGCATGATGTTTAAAAACGCCGAATAGCTTTTCCGGCAGAATATGTTTTGGGACCCCATAATGATAATAAAGCGCCGCCTGTGCTCCCCAACAAATATGGAAAGTGGAATGGACATGTGTGGTTGTCCAATCAAAGATTTTGCACAGTTCTGGCCAGTACTCCACCTCTTCATAATCGATCAGTTCTACCGGTGCACCCGTTATAATACAGCCGTCATAGTGACTCTCTTCGATCTCATCAAACGTTTTGTAAAAAGCCAACAGATGATCTTCCGGCGTATTCTTGCTCTTATGAGAAGCCATTTGTACCAAATCGACTTCAATCTGCAAAGGCGTATTTGCCATACAGCGTAAAATCTGTGTTTCTGTTGTAATTTTAATCGGCATCAGGTTCACCAGCGCAATCCGCAAAGGCCTGATATCCTGATGCAGTGCCCGACGTTCGGTCATCACGAAAATATGCTCACCCTGCAAGACACTCCTTGCCGGTAAGTCATCCGGAATTTTAATCGGCATGCTCTACCATTTCCTTCTTTTTTTATTGCTGTGTCTGTAGAGAAAGCAGTTTCTGTTTCAATTCTCCCTCAATCTTACCCAGCTCCTGCTCTGCAGCAGCTCTCTTCTCATGGCCGTCTTTCTGAATCTGCATGACCTCATCCAGTGTTGTAATGAGCTGTTCATTTGTATGCTGCAGCGTCTCCATATCTACAATGCCCCGCTCGCTTTCTTTAGCAGTATTAATAGAGGCCATTTTAAGCGTATCCGCATTTTTCCTGAGTAACTCATTTGTCATGTCTGTTACCTCACGCTGAGCCTTTGCAGCCTGCTGTGAATGTTCC
This genomic window from Caproicibacterium sp. BJN0003 contains:
- the spoIIAB gene encoding anti-sigma F factor, whose translation is MKPTNEMHLRFLSASSNEAFARTAVAAFASQLDPTVDELCDLRTAVSEAVTNCIVHGYRNTIGMVYIDCMIYGEHTIQVKIKDHGCGIEDVKQAMEPMFTTGGEERAGLGFAVMQSFTDRLKVRSKVGKGTTVVMEKDFSPRPRHHG
- the metA gene encoding homoserine O-acetyltransferase MetA, with the protein product MPIKIPDDLPARSVLQGEHIFVMTERRALHQDIRPLRIALVNLMPIKITTETQILRCMANTPLQIEVDLVQMASHKSKNTPEDHLLAFYKTFDEIEESHYDGCIITGAPVELIDYEEVEYWPELCKIFDWTTTHVHSTFHICWGAQAALYYHYGVPKHILPEKLFGVFKHHALTKKSRLFRGFDDEYWVPHSRHSEVTAEDIRKVPELKLMSVSEEAGVHIVGDQEGRQFFVMGHSEYDVGTLGEEYFRDVSRGLPISMPKHYYPDNDPSKKPIDKWRATGQLLYTNWLNYFVYQTTPFNLDLLGRNSLDCAML
- a CDS encoding anti-sigma factor antagonist (This anti-anti-sigma factor, or anti-sigma factor antagonist, belongs to a family that includes characterized members SpoIIAA, RsbV, RsfA, and RsfB.); the encoded protein is MSVDLKLKKDELTALLDGEIDHHCARKLREEIDEAAEHIRPRRLILDFSGVSFMDSSGVGLILGRCRLMNLWKGRVTIRNVPEKLKRIVSLAGLSELCDIEEGVSVENETDE